The DNA sequence TTTGGATGGTGTTATGCCTATAACTTTGCAACCATTAGTCACTAAAATTTTCCAGGTGATTTGTTGGCTAACAAATCTTGATGTGCCATTAATTACAAATTAATTTCCATTTATGTACATGAGTGTATTTTTATAGGAAGTGCTGCTTTAATTGATTTCAGACtgatgaaaatgacaaattgtaattcaaaatgatttcaaactaATTATTCTGATTGAACTCAtgtcaacatattttttatttttggaatttgataATTAGGAGAACAAAACATTTATGGTGGAACATGTTAAAGGGAAAATGATTCTTATGCTTCATTTAAGTGATCAGTACACAACTCTACTTTTGAACATATGTTACACGTTTCTtgttcatgtatatttataaaccATGTTTGCCATATTTATGGTGTGATTCCAGTtggtttgtgatattttttagtTTAATGTAGAAATCCATTGCTATCTGATAAAAATGACACTTGCAGTCATTTGAAACTGTTCTTCAAAGATATTGACACTTGTTTATACATTTGGGATagattatatgaaataatttctttcaaaacttaattaattattgattaatgaattattgattatGCATGTTGATCATGGCATGATTTGGCTTttgtatactgtacaacaaacAATGATATGTGTGGTTatctaaatcaaattttaaaaaatcaattgtcTTTCCTGTCAGAAgtgcataatatatatatatatatatatacaagtatgaTGAAATTTCAACTTTATTGTCAGACTTTTCTTTTATAAAGCAATAAGTTCAAatgatacattgtaaatgtaactTCAGAGCTTCAGATATTTAAGGATGAGGATTTTTTGCAGAAATATGCATTATGAAGTTTATCAAATTCTGAATTGGGAAAGGCATTACTTCTATCCATTAGGAGAATAAAATTCAAAGTGACATTGCTCTTTAATGACTATATCTCAGGAAAACAGAATTTGAACagattaaaaatcttaaaagtagataaataatagaaattatctggagctctgtaaCTGGATAATGTGATGCATATAAAATTCAATAAGTCTAGGCATCATAGAGGACACAAACTCTGaatcaaaatatattctgtCAATACAAATATTGTTCTGAGCAGCGTCTGTCCATACTACAAAGTCACACCATGGTAATCGCATAATTGCCATTTCTCCCTGAACTTGAGCATAAAACTTGTGGCTCTTTTTGAGACGTGGTCCTTCCATACTATATTCTAAAGAGAAATTTGGACATCCCATTGCAACAATCGCACTCACTTCCATTGTTGTTACTTGAGTTCCCTTGATGGAGTATGGACACTTAATCTCTAGTACACCTATGCTGTCACCATCAAAAACTCTCCCGTCACTGGAGGCACCCAAAAATGAGTTATCTGTGCACAAAGTGAGACCTGTATCCTCAACTTTAAAATTGTTGTTTGTGGCAGTCTTCAGATTGACATACTCTGAGCGTGCCTTTGCCTCATTTTGTTGTCCCCACTGAACAGCTGGTGGCAGAGATGCATACCTATAAATACACAGAACTTTAACCTAGGGAAAGAAGGCCCGCACAATTTTagttatatgtatatcaaataaaatgatgacaAAAGAAATACAGCA is a window from the Ostrea edulis chromosome 5, xbOstEdul1.1, whole genome shotgun sequence genome containing:
- the LOC125652412 gene encoding uncharacterized protein LOC125652412, with protein sequence MSHLWNIPDHAPEVIKEMEVQDIEDPMVTRMKNLIFCEDNAPQITIDHELVEFIETSTRGQRTSEMWQKLHIGRLTSSIFGDVLKAGPNPKSLIKQIVEGSSLQKYASLPPAVQWGQQNEAKARSEYVNLKTATNNNFKVEDTGLTLCTDNSFLGASSDGRVFDGDSIGVLEIKCPYSIKGTQVTTMEVSAIVAMGCPNFSLEYSMEGPRLKKSHKFYAQVQGEMAIMRLPWCDFVVWTDAAQNNICIDRIYFDSEFVSSMMPRLIEFYMHHIIQLQSSR